One Silene latifolia isolate original U9 population chromosome 4, ASM4854445v1, whole genome shotgun sequence DNA segment encodes these proteins:
- the LOC141651612 gene encoding protein FAR1-RELATED SEQUENCE 5-like — protein MSCMDIVAVDNVTDDGTPKAPVTEEEFCRQVEDAFTPYVGMQFGDIEEAITFYNVYALAIGFDVRKYTTKKWRDGTIKSKLLVCNREGFTPIIKENISNEGNEVKQERRTKLKRMGCKARIRLFFKKGVLLVDQFHEGHNHELVSVKDREFQKLSKNISKFHMGLIVANSRLNIGATKTYRMCKELVKGFENIGASLNDFKNFQRDIKCFVHERDGQLFIDRFKSMAETQPCFYFDYDVDSDGSLRRAIWADGIARRNYVAFGDAVSYDPTYSTNKYSMVFTPFTGVDNHKRSKLNAIIWDEDLEAEEFDGKWLEIMDQHIVGDVEWFADCYSIRKQWVMAHCKDLNMGAIMRTTQRSESENSFFKRFEHKSGTLVEFWMRFESAMEQQRHNTKRLDNENRQSNPKLSTKLAIESDEARVYTHDVFEEFQEEVKYSTDTCSCKGFVVLGNLEVSTVMDAERSRNFEVQFNPGTLEARCTCRLFERRGLLCRHIIWIYSGNSVKKIPEYAIARRWKKDALRGTECIYDGEEIVDLDIIDAKQLEMTKLWSEVYETVGLLGGRGKEDVESLSKLIRDFREKLLPSVNELSKKEEMEKLLGCKASKEITILPPKYSKNKGSGKRLLSKKSKAIAIASKPKRMCNNCK, from the exons atgtcttGTATGGATATTGTAGCAGTGGATAATG TGACAGATGATGGTACACCAAAAGCACCTGTTACGGAGGAGGAATTCTGTAGGCAGGTGGAAGATGCTTTTACACCGTACGTCGGAATGCAGTTTGGGGACATTGAGGAAGCTATTACTTTTTATAATGTGTACGCACTTGCTATTGGATTTGATGTGCGTAAGTACACAACAAAGAAGTGGCGTGATGGCACTATAAAATCGAAGCTTCTGGTGTGTAACAGGGAAGGTTTCACTccaataattaaggagaacatAAGTAATGAGGGGAATGAGGTGAAGCAGGAAAGGAGAACTAAGTTAAAGAGAATGGGGTGCAAGGCTAGAATTAGGTTATTTTTTAAGAAAGGTGTCTTATTAGTAGACCAATTTCACGAGGGGCATAATCATGAGCTTGTATCTGTCAAAGATAGAGAGTTTCAGAAGCTATCGAAAAACATTTCGAAGTTTCACATGGGTTTGATTGTCGCAAATTCAAGG CTAAATATTGGAGCAACAAAGACTTACAGAATGTGTAAGGAGCTTGTTAAGGGTTTTGAGAATATTGGAGCTAGTTTGAAtgacttcaagaatttccaaAGAGACATTAAGTGTTTCGTTCACGAGAGGGATGGACAGCTTTTTATTGATCGTTTCAAGAGCATGGCAGAAACTCAGCCATGTTTCTACTTCGACTATGATGTGGACTCAGATGGTAGCCTGCGTAGGGCAATTTGGGCTGATGGTATTGCTAGGAGGAACTATGTTGCCTTTGGTGATGCTGTTTCTTATGACCCTACCTACTCGACAAACAAGTACTCAATGGTTTTCACCCCATTCACTGGTGTTGACAACCATAAACGATCC AAATTAAATGCTATCATATGGGACGAGGATCTTGAAGCGGAGGAGTTTGATGGTAAGTGGTTAGAAATAATGGATCAACATATAGTTGGTGATGTTGAGTGGTTTGCTGACTGCTACTCTATAAGGAAGCAGTGGGTGATGGCCCATTGTAAAGACTTGAATATGGGTGCTATAATGAGGACGACGCAGAGGTCAGAGAGTGAGAACAGTTTTTTTAAGCGGTTTGAGCACAAATCTGGTACTTTGGTAGAGTTTTGGATGCGCTTTGAAAGTGCTATGGAACAACAAAGACACAATACAAAGAGACTTGACAACGAAAACCgacaatcaaaccctaaactgtCTACTAAGTTGGCAATAGAGAGTGACGAGGCAAGGGTTTACACACATGACGTGTTTGAGGAGTTTCAAGAGGAGGTGAAGTACTCAACTGATACATGTAGTTGCAAGGGTTTTGTGGTACTAGGTAACTTAGAGGTGAGTACCGTGATGGATGCAGAGAGAAGCCGTAATTTTGAAGTTCAGTTTAACCCAG GTACACTCGAGGCGAGATGTACGTGTAGACTGTTTGAGCGTAGGGGACTGCTATGTAGACATATAATTTGGATTTATTCGGGCAATAGTGTGAAAAAAATTCCGGAATATGCAATTGCCAGGAGATGGAAGAAAGATGCTTTGAGGGGAACTGAGTGCATTTATGACGGGGAGGAAATTGTGGACTTGGATATCATCGACGCAAAACAGCTTGAGATGACGAAACTGTGGTCAGAAGTTTATGAGACAGTTGGATTACTTGGTGGCAGAGGTAAGGAAGATGTTGAGAGCCTTTCCAAACTAATTAGAGACTTTCGGGAAAAGCTATTACCGTCAGTTAATGAACTGAGTAAAAAAGAAGAAATGGAAAAATTACTTGGCTGTAAAGCAAGTAAGGAGATCACTATACTACCACCTAAGTATTCGAAAAATAAGGGTAGTGGGAAAAGGTTATTGTCTAAGAAGTCGAAGGCGATTGCAATTGCAAGTAAGCCGAAACGGATGTGCAATAATTGCAAGTAA